From a single Labrenzia sp. PHM005 genomic region:
- the secA gene encoding preprotein translocase subunit SecA → MAGLGALARKLFGSANDRIIKTFRSRVEQINALEPEIQALSDEDLRGQTEKFREQLKNGATLDDILVPAFATVREAAKRALGQRHYDVQLIGGMVLNSGQIAEMRTGEGKTLVATAPVYLNALLGDGVHVVTVNDYLAQRDSEWMGQVYKFLGLTVGCITHGLSDEERRAAYEADVTYGTNNEFGFDYLRDNMKHDRPSMVQRSHAFAIVDEVDSILVDEARTPLIISGPLEDRSEFYNTVDAFIPNLTEEDYELDEKARSATFTEAGNEKLEGLLAEAELLKGESLYDVENVSIVHHLQQALKAHKLFQRDKDYIVRNDEVVIIDEFTGRMMPGRRFSEGLHQALEAREKVRIQPENQTLASITFQNYFRMYGKLAGMTGTASTEADEFADIYKLEVVEIPTNVTVKRVDDDDEVYRTFQEKFNAIVELIDDCKERRQPILVGTTSIEKSEYLADLLKKHGYKQTDLSDPAAFAAAQKKEDGKSKVFAVLNARYHEQEAFIVAQAGLPGAVTIATNMAGRGTDIQLGGNADMQIEMALGDMPEGDERSAKEAAIRSEVEELKQEALTAGGLYVIGTERHESRRIDNQLRGRSGRQGDPGHSKFFLSLQDDLMRIFGSERMDSMLQKLGLEEGEAIIHPWINKALEKAQQKVEARNFDIRKNLLKFDDVMNDQRKVVFDQRIELMDSEAIQDAVSDMRHDVIDDLVARHIPEKAYPEQWDTEGLEEEVRKYLNLDLPIKDWAAEEGIADEEVKDRLTRTADEAMAQKVAKYTPDIMRQVEKAILLQTLDNLWREHLANLDHLRSVVGFRGYAQRDPLQEYKTESFTLFETMLVQLRQITTAQLLRVELVTEQPPEMPQAPEMHAQHINPLTGEDEVALANAPMQPAGQRDPNNPDTWGKVGRNEACPCGSGKKYKHCHGALV, encoded by the coding sequence ATGGCTGGCCTTGGCGCATTAGCACGTAAGTTGTTCGGGTCTGCAAACGACCGGATAATAAAGACATTCCGGTCAAGGGTTGAGCAAATCAATGCTCTGGAACCTGAAATCCAGGCTTTGTCGGATGAAGACCTGCGCGGACAGACTGAAAAATTCCGCGAACAACTCAAAAATGGCGCGACCCTCGACGACATTCTTGTTCCTGCATTTGCCACAGTCCGCGAAGCAGCCAAACGCGCGCTCGGCCAACGTCACTACGACGTTCAGCTGATCGGCGGCATGGTGCTGAATTCCGGTCAAATCGCGGAAATGCGCACTGGTGAAGGTAAAACCCTCGTTGCGACCGCACCGGTTTACCTCAACGCTTTGTTAGGCGACGGGGTCCATGTGGTCACCGTCAACGATTACCTGGCACAGCGCGACAGCGAATGGATGGGCCAAGTCTATAAGTTCCTTGGCCTCACCGTCGGCTGCATCACACATGGCCTCTCGGATGAAGAACGCCGCGCAGCCTATGAAGCCGACGTCACCTACGGAACCAACAACGAATTCGGCTTCGATTATCTGCGCGACAACATGAAACACGACCGCCCGTCGATGGTTCAGCGTAGCCATGCATTTGCGATCGTCGATGAAGTTGATTCGATCCTGGTCGACGAAGCGCGGACACCGCTCATTATTTCCGGTCCGCTGGAAGACCGTTCAGAATTCTACAATACGGTCGATGCGTTCATTCCGAACTTGACCGAAGAAGATTATGAGCTTGATGAGAAGGCACGCTCGGCGACTTTTACCGAAGCGGGCAATGAAAAACTCGAAGGTCTTTTGGCCGAAGCTGAATTGCTGAAGGGCGAGTCGCTCTACGATGTCGAGAACGTCTCAATCGTTCACCACCTGCAGCAAGCCCTGAAGGCCCACAAACTGTTCCAGCGGGACAAGGACTACATTGTCCGCAATGATGAAGTTGTCATCATCGACGAGTTCACAGGCCGCATGATGCCGGGCCGGCGCTTCTCCGAAGGCCTGCACCAGGCCCTCGAAGCCCGTGAAAAGGTCCGCATTCAGCCGGAAAACCAGACGCTGGCTTCGATCACATTCCAGAATTACTTCCGCATGTATGGCAAGCTTGCCGGCATGACCGGTACCGCGTCCACGGAAGCCGACGAATTTGCCGACATCTATAAGCTGGAAGTCGTTGAAATTCCGACCAATGTCACCGTCAAACGGGTTGATGACGACGATGAGGTTTACCGGACATTCCAGGAAAAATTCAATGCGATCGTCGAGCTGATCGACGACTGCAAGGAACGCCGCCAGCCAATTCTGGTCGGCACCACATCGATCGAGAAATCCGAGTACCTGGCCGATCTTCTGAAGAAGCACGGTTATAAGCAGACCGATCTGAGCGATCCGGCAGCGTTCGCAGCAGCTCAGAAAAAAGAAGACGGAAAATCCAAAGTCTTTGCCGTTCTGAACGCCCGTTACCACGAGCAGGAAGCCTTCATTGTCGCCCAGGCCGGGTTGCCGGGCGCTGTTACGATTGCAACCAACATGGCCGGCCGCGGCACCGACATTCAGCTTGGCGGCAATGCCGACATGCAGATCGAAATGGCCCTCGGCGACATGCCAGAAGGCGACGAACGGTCTGCCAAAGAAGCTGCGATCCGCTCTGAAGTCGAAGAACTGAAGCAAGAAGCTCTAACGGCAGGTGGCCTTTATGTGATTGGCACCGAACGCCACGAGAGCCGGCGGATCGACAACCAGTTGCGCGGCCGCTCCGGCCGTCAGGGTGACCCTGGCCATTCCAAATTCTTCTTGTCGCTGCAAGACGATCTGATGCGGATCTTCGGCTCTGAGCGCATGGACTCCATGCTGCAAAAGCTCGGCCTTGAAGAAGGCGAAGCCATTATCCACCCGTGGATCAACAAGGCACTGGAAAAGGCTCAGCAGAAGGTTGAGGCGCGCAACTTCGACATTCGTAAGAATCTTCTGAAGTTCGACGACGTCATGAACGACCAGCGCAAGGTCGTTTTTGATCAGCGCATCGAATTGATGGACAGTGAAGCCATTCAGGACGCCGTCTCGGACATGCGTCACGACGTCATCGATGATCTGGTGGCACGCCATATTCCGGAAAAAGCATATCCGGAGCAATGGGACACCGAAGGCCTTGAAGAAGAGGTGCGCAAGTACCTCAATCTAGACCTGCCGATCAAAGATTGGGCGGCCGAAGAAGGTATTGCAGACGAAGAGGTCAAAGACCGGCTCACACGCACAGCGGATGAAGCCATGGCCCAAAAAGTTGCCAAATACACACCGGACATCATGCGCCAGGTGGAAAAGGCAATCCTTCTGCAAACCCTCGACAACTTGTGGCGTGAACATCTTGCCAACCTCGATCACTTGCGGTCTGTCGTTGGTTTCCGTGGCTATGCCCAGCGCGATCCTTTGCAGGAGTACAAGACCGAGTCCTTTACGTTGTTTGAGACCATGCTGGTCCAGCTGCGTCAGATCACCACTGCACAGCTGCTGCGCGTTGAATTGGTCACAGAGCAGCCGCCGGAAATGCCGCAGGCGCCTGAAATGCACGCCCAGCACATCAATCC